Sequence from the Salinicoccus sp. Bachu38 genome:
CCGGAGATGGTGGCTGAATATGATGCAGTCACATCACTCAAGTCCGAGAGTTTCGGGTTCATCCAGTTCATGAACCATGACAGACTGTTCGAATGGGCGGATGAGAATGGCGCGGTGGTCCATATCAATCAGCTGATTGGTGAATTCGTAACGACATCCACTATCCTTTTGACCATCCATCATGACGACGGTGTTGAAGTACCGGACAGCCTGGTCGGTAATATAGAACTGGGCAGGGAGCGGATCGTCTATCAGGATGTGGACTATGGTCTTCAGAAAATCGTGGATGTTGCCATCAGGGCGCTTTCTCCCGGAATCAATGATCCGAACACTGCTGTCCAGTGCATCCATTACCTATCCGAGGCGCTGATAAAGAACTTCAAATACACTGGCACGCATGTCATCTACAATGATGAGATGCATATCGGACGGCTTGTAGCCAAAAGGAGCAGTGTAGAGGACAAGCTGTATAAGGTGCTGTCACAGATCAGTTTCTATGGCCGGCAGGATGTAACCATTCTGAAAACTCTGATCGAGTCTCTGGAAAACATTGCCGTCAACAGTACAGATGATGTAAAACGTGAAATTGATGCATTCAGCCGATATGTATATGACGGATTCGATGAGAACGTCCTCCATGGCATCGACTACAAATACATCAATGAAAGACAGGTGCGGTTGAGTGAAGCACTGAACAAAGTGCAGTAGAGGGACTCGGTGATATTCATCCCTGGGGCCTCTTTGGTTTGGAAGCAAAGACATTGGGAATAACAATGCATCATGAGTAGAGAAGGGGGCAGTGATATGGGAATCTGGTTCAGCCTGTTATTTACAGTTGGTTTTGTGCTCATCCATCTGACATCGAAACAGATGGAGTTCCTCAAAGTCGAACCCCGGAGTAGATTTCTATCCGCTGCAGGTGGAATATCCGTAGCATATGTATTCATGCATCTTCTGCCTGAGCTGGGTGAATACCAGGAAGCGTTCGAAGGGGCGCTTGAGAGTGTTGAATTTCTTGAAAGCCATATCTATATCATCGCCCTGTTCGGTCTTGCCATTTTCTATGGTCTGGAACAGCTCGCAAAGCATTCGAAGAGACGGGGTGCGGAGAAAGGTACATATAAGGCTTCCGCCAATGTATTCTGGATTCATATCTCATCCTTCGCGCTGTA
This genomic interval carries:
- a CDS encoding DUF2254 domain-containing protein produces the protein MKFLKKIRNSIWVIPVLYCSMAVALALIVVYVDMKVLPRLNFELAFFLATKVDLAKEILGSISGALLTMTTITFSTIMVVLTTYSSQFSPRVLTNFVNDRRTMRVLGVFMGGFLYSILSLAFMQQATFEGEVISAIVAVMLAVLCLFFFAYFIHFVASSIQVSNLINSLVEDVKDEIDREEKRLSQDHVAVSSLEPEMVAEYDAVTSLKSESFGFIQFMNHDRLFEWADENGAVVHINQLIGEFVTTSTILLTIHHDDGVEVPDSLVGNIELGRERIVYQDVDYGLQKIVDVAIRALSPGINDPNTAVQCIHYLSEALIKNFKYTGTHVIYNDEMHIGRLVAKRSSVEDKLYKVLSQISFYGRQDVTILKTLIESLENIAVNSTDDVKREIDAFSRYVYDGFDENVLHGIDYKYINERQVRLSEALNKVQ